From the Cohaesibacter sp. ES.047 genome, one window contains:
- a CDS encoding rod-binding protein — MAISIPSDLVLDVVRAADPVAQQNATMRLGTSSVPGAPATEFASLATQSTNQDSMDFKDTYSSITNPAFLTDASSGVSRYNMSPKRSDLGVKFEAMLLNQFLGEMLPRDSEAFFGKGTAGEIWRSMMAEQLGDQLAKSHAVGLADYLKIPNSNKTVSQG; from the coding sequence ATGGCGATTTCCATACCTTCCGATCTGGTACTTGATGTGGTCCGGGCAGCCGATCCGGTCGCGCAACAGAATGCAACGATGCGGCTTGGCACATCTTCGGTGCCAGGCGCACCTGCAACGGAATTTGCCTCTCTCGCCACCCAGTCGACCAATCAGGACAGCATGGATTTCAAGGACACCTATTCGTCCATTACAAATCCCGCCTTTCTGACCGACGCAAGCAGCGGTGTCTCGCGCTATAACATGTCGCCCAAACGTTCAGATCTTGGCGTGAAATTTGAAGCCATGCTGCTCAACCAGTTTCTGGGCGAAATGCTGCCTCGGGATTCCGAAGCGTTTTTCGGCAAGGGCACAGCAGGCGAAATCTGGCGCTCGATGATGGCCGAACAGCTTGGCGACCAGCTCGCCAAATCCCATGCCGTCGGCCTTGCCGACTATCTCAAGATCCCCAATAGCAACAAGACCGTATCACAGGGTTGA
- the fliI gene encoding flagellar protein export ATPase FliI, translated as MDHQTSSSQPSPARPARANKLDRLHGVIRLLQDDTTSLRTCGAVTQITPGYYGISGLDKHVCIGDCVELDVRRANGRGPARAEIIRIDEGKVYAKPYSQNLDVGIGTRVLCMGPVQLCPDHSWTGRVIDALGRPIDGRGMLVPGRDPVALESDPPPAMERAMIDKPVRTGVRAVDLFTPLCVGQRIGVFAGSGVGKSTLLAMFAKALDFEVVVVALVGERGREVREFIEGTLGDALQKSIVVVATGDESPMMRRQAPKTAMAIAEFFRDQGKSVLMIMDSATRFAQAARDVAMASGEPAVSRGFTPSVFSELPRLLERAGPGRQPHGSSEPCGAITGIFAVLVDGDDHNDPVADSIRGILDGHIVLDRAIADQGRYPAINVLSSVSRMANKAWSKNENQLILRLKGMIARFEETRDLRLLGGYTKGADPDLDHAMVLIPRIYDILCQAPHDSVSSSEVEDPFRALSEALAAQEAAT; from the coding sequence ATGGATCATCAGACCTCCAGCAGCCAACCGAGCCCGGCGCGGCCAGCGCGCGCAAACAAGCTTGATCGGCTGCACGGTGTCATCCGACTGCTACAGGATGACACGACCTCGTTGCGCACGTGTGGTGCGGTCACCCAGATCACACCGGGATATTATGGCATCAGCGGGCTGGACAAGCATGTCTGCATCGGCGACTGCGTCGAGCTCGATGTGCGCCGCGCCAATGGGCGTGGACCAGCCCGCGCCGAAATCATCCGCATCGACGAAGGCAAGGTCTACGCAAAACCCTACAGCCAGAATCTCGATGTCGGCATTGGCACACGGGTTCTGTGCATGGGACCAGTGCAACTCTGCCCGGACCATAGTTGGACCGGCCGGGTCATCGACGCGTTGGGACGCCCCATCGACGGACGCGGCATGCTCGTCCCCGGCCGCGACCCTGTGGCGCTTGAAAGCGACCCGCCGCCAGCCATGGAACGGGCAATGATCGACAAGCCCGTCCGTACCGGTGTGCGGGCCGTCGACCTGTTCACACCGCTTTGCGTGGGACAGCGCATCGGGGTGTTTGCCGGCTCCGGGGTTGGCAAGTCGACGCTTCTGGCCATGTTTGCCAAGGCGCTCGATTTCGAGGTGGTTGTTGTGGCCCTCGTCGGCGAAAGGGGCCGAGAGGTGCGAGAATTCATTGAAGGCACGCTCGGTGATGCGTTGCAGAAGTCGATTGTCGTGGTCGCCACAGGCGATGAAAGCCCGATGATGCGGCGTCAGGCTCCCAAGACAGCTATGGCGATTGCCGAGTTTTTCCGCGATCAGGGCAAGTCCGTCCTGATGATCATGGACTCTGCCACGCGCTTTGCTCAGGCCGCGCGCGATGTGGCCATGGCATCGGGGGAACCGGCGGTTTCGCGCGGCTTCACGCCCAGCGTCTTCTCAGAACTCCCCCGTCTGCTTGAGCGGGCTGGACCGGGGCGCCAGCCACACGGCTCATCTGAGCCTTGCGGTGCGATCACCGGCATTTTTGCGGTTCTGGTCGATGGCGACGACCATAATGATCCGGTTGCGGATTCGATCCGAGGCATTCTCGATGGGCATATCGTGCTTGATCGCGCCATCGCAGATCAAGGGCGCTATCCTGCGATCAACGTGCTGTCATCGGTCTCCCGAATGGCCAACAAGGCTTGGTCGAAAAACGAGAACCAGTTGATCCTGCGCTTGAAGGGGATGATCGCGCGCTTTGAGGAAACCAGAGACCTGCGTCTGTTGGGTGGCTACACCAAGGGGGCTGATCCGGACCTTGACCACGCGATGGTACTCATTCCGCGCATCTACGACATTCTGTGCCAGGCCCCACACGACAGCGTGAGCAGCTCGGAAGTCGAGGATCCGTTCCGCGCACTGTCAGAGGCCCTTGCTGCCCAGGAGGCAGCAACCTGA